Proteins from a genomic interval of Lysobacter arenosi:
- the hemB gene encoding porphobilinogen synthase — translation MSSYPYVRPRRMRRDEFSRRLMRESVLTTNDLIYPVFVHERDGREPVASMPGVSRLSIDELLREAEQAVELRVPAITLFGVPSDGKTADGAIAWSDDGIVQRAVRALKQRFPELGVITDVALDPYTTHGQDGLIDDSGYILNDQTVDALVKQALSHAHAGADVVAPSDMMDGRIGAVRGALEEAGLVNTRILAYSAKYASAFYGPFRSAVGSAAALGKGNKYTYQMDPANADEALQEVALDLAEGADMVMVKPGMPYLDIVRRVKDEFRVPTYVYQVSGEYAMLKAAAQNGWLDERATALEALLAFKRAGADGVLTYYALDAARWLREMG, via the coding sequence ATGAGCAGCTACCCCTACGTACGCCCGCGGCGGATGCGCCGCGATGAGTTCTCGCGCCGCCTGATGCGCGAGTCGGTCCTGACGACCAACGACCTGATCTACCCCGTGTTCGTGCACGAACGCGACGGCCGCGAGCCGGTCGCCTCGATGCCCGGCGTGTCGCGGTTGTCGATCGACGAACTGCTGCGCGAAGCCGAGCAGGCCGTCGAACTGCGCGTCCCCGCGATCACGCTGTTCGGCGTGCCCTCCGACGGCAAGACCGCCGACGGCGCGATCGCCTGGAGCGATGACGGCATCGTCCAGCGCGCCGTGCGTGCGCTCAAGCAGCGCTTCCCGGAACTGGGCGTGATCACCGACGTCGCCCTCGACCCTTACACCACCCACGGCCAGGACGGCCTGATCGACGACAGCGGCTACATCCTCAACGACCAGACCGTCGATGCACTGGTGAAGCAGGCGCTGTCGCACGCTCACGCCGGCGCCGACGTGGTCGCGCCGAGCGACATGATGGACGGCCGCATCGGCGCGGTGCGCGGTGCGCTGGAAGAGGCTGGCCTGGTCAACACCCGCATCCTGGCTTACAGCGCCAAGTACGCGAGCGCGTTCTACGGCCCGTTCCGCAGCGCGGTCGGTTCGGCCGCGGCGCTGGGCAAGGGCAACAAGTACACCTACCAGATGGACCCGGCCAACGCCGACGAGGCGCTGCAGGAAGTCGCGCTCGACCTGGCCGAAGGCGCCGACATGGTCATGGTCAAGCCGGGCATGCCGTACCTGGACATCGTGCGCCGTGTGAAGGACGAGTTCCGCGTCCCGACCTACGTCTACCAGGTCAGCGGCGAGTACGCGATGTTGAAGGCGGCCGCGCAGAACGGCTGGCTCGATGAGCGCGCCACCGCGCTGGAAGCGCTGCTCGCGTTCAAGCGCGCCGGTGCCGATGGCGTGCTGACGTACTACGCACTGGATGCGGCACGCTGGTTGCGCGAGATGGGCTGA
- a CDS encoding TolB family protein, with amino-acid sequence MRRAAALQGLSLLPALALGAWFMSGPAAAFLSEFGIEGMGVVSTKASEVRASVSPDGKRIVWGSTDREGGPGGRDLWQATLKDGRWQDATPLPINSASKDYDPLFSADGRWLYFFSDRPGGVGGDDLYRAAVLAGGGFGKPENLGPGVNTRGNEWAPTPSRDGRHLLFASDGRGGAGRQDLFVARWDGNAFSDAKPLPGVNTSGDELDPAWLGDGEAIVFTRSKNVNDQPVRLFVAQCDGKRYDDAEPLKLSFNTEDGITFGPALDWNKPGELLVTGTAKSPKAGKYDIYRMKAPAVTGKTGCF; translated from the coding sequence ATGCGACGTGCAGCGGCCTTGCAGGGCTTGAGTCTACTCCCCGCCTTGGCGCTGGGCGCCTGGTTCATGTCCGGTCCGGCGGCGGCCTTCCTGTCCGAATTCGGTATCGAAGGCATGGGCGTGGTATCGACCAAAGCCAGCGAAGTGCGTGCAAGCGTCAGCCCGGATGGCAAGCGTATCGTCTGGGGCAGCACGGACCGTGAAGGCGGCCCCGGCGGCCGCGATCTGTGGCAGGCCACGCTGAAGGACGGCCGCTGGCAGGACGCCACGCCGCTGCCGATCAATTCAGCCTCGAAGGACTACGACCCGCTGTTCAGTGCCGACGGCCGCTGGCTGTACTTCTTCTCCGACCGTCCCGGTGGCGTGGGCGGGGATGACCTGTACCGGGCGGCGGTGCTGGCCGGTGGCGGCTTCGGCAAGCCGGAGAATCTTGGCCCCGGCGTCAACACGCGCGGCAACGAATGGGCGCCGACCCCCAGCCGCGACGGTCGCCACCTGCTGTTCGCCAGTGACGGCCGCGGCGGTGCCGGCCGCCAGGACCTGTTCGTGGCGCGCTGGGACGGCAATGCGTTCAGCGATGCGAAGCCGTTGCCGGGCGTGAATACCTCCGGCGATGAACTCGATCCGGCCTGGCTCGGCGATGGCGAGGCGATCGTCTTCACACGCTCGAAGAACGTGAACGACCAGCCGGTGCGGCTGTTCGTCGCCCAGTGCGATGGCAAGCGTTACGACGACGCGGAGCCGCTCAAGCTCTCGTTCAATACCGAAGACGGCATCACCTTCGGCCCGGCGCTGGACTGGAACAAACCGGGCGAGCTGCTGGTGACCGGCACGGCGAAGTCGCCGAAGGCGGGCAAGTACGACATCTACCGGATGAAGGCCCCGGCGGTTACGGGGAAAACGGGCTGCTTCTAG
- the aroE gene encoding shikimate dehydrogenase, giving the protein MVKRFAVIGHPVAHSLSPKIHAAFGKQTGIALEYIALDAAPEHFDALLAEFAAEGGLGANVTLPHKTRAASSCTTLTERARRAGAVNTLIRSATGWEGDNTDGVGLVRDLTERHGLDLRSRRTLLLGAGGAARGVAPALLDAGIGDLFIINRTPERADALADVLAQPGRVHPRYFSDVSSLGMFDLIINATSAARDAALPTLPVALAGPRTAAVDLSYGEVAIPFLAWAHAAGAHDRIDGLGMLVEQAAESFQRWHGVRPDTDPCFEFLREHRAVLVTAD; this is encoded by the coding sequence ATCGTCAAGCGCTTCGCAGTCATCGGCCATCCGGTGGCGCACTCGCTGTCGCCGAAGATCCATGCGGCGTTCGGCAAGCAGACCGGCATCGCGCTGGAATACATCGCGCTCGACGCCGCGCCGGAGCACTTCGACGCGCTGTTGGCGGAATTCGCGGCCGAGGGCGGCCTGGGCGCCAACGTCACCCTGCCACACAAGACCCGCGCGGCATCCAGTTGCACCACGCTGACCGAGCGCGCGCGCCGCGCCGGCGCGGTCAACACGCTGATCCGCTCCGCCACCGGCTGGGAAGGTGACAACACCGACGGCGTCGGCCTGGTCCGCGACCTCACCGAGCGCCACGGTCTCGACCTGCGTTCGCGCCGCACCCTGCTGCTGGGCGCCGGTGGCGCCGCGCGTGGCGTGGCACCGGCGCTGCTCGACGCCGGCATCGGCGACCTCTTCATCATCAACCGCACGCCCGAACGCGCCGACGCGCTGGCCGACGTGCTGGCCCAGCCCGGCCGCGTGCACCCGCGCTACTTCAGCGACGTCAGTTCGCTGGGCATGTTCGACCTGATCATCAATGCCACCTCGGCCGCGCGCGATGCCGCCCTGCCGACGCTGCCCGTTGCACTGGCCGGCCCGCGCACCGCGGCGGTGGACCTGAGCTACGGCGAAGTGGCGATTCCTTTCCTGGCGTGGGCGCATGCGGCCGGTGCGCACGACCGCATCGATGGCCTGGGCATGCTGGTCGAGCAGGCCGCCGAAAGCTTCCAGCGCTGGCACGGCGTGCGGCCCGATACCGACCCGTGCTTCGAATTCCTGCGCGAACATCGCGCAGTGCTGGTCACCGCGGACTGA
- a CDS encoding YkgJ family cysteine cluster protein has translation MDCRAHCGACCIAPSITSPIPGMPHGKPAGMPCVQLDDDLRCRLFGRPERPAFCASLRPTQDMCGNDRDEAMAELSELERLTRP, from the coding sequence ATGGATTGCCGCGCCCACTGCGGCGCGTGCTGCATCGCGCCTTCAATCACCTCGCCGATTCCCGGCATGCCGCACGGCAAGCCGGCCGGGATGCCGTGCGTGCAACTCGATGACGACCTGCGCTGCCGGTTGTTTGGTCGTCCCGAGCGTCCGGCGTTCTGCGCATCGTTGCGGCCGACGCAGGACATGTGCGGGAACGATCGCGACGAGGCGATGGCGGAGTTGTCCGAACTGGAGCGATTGACCCGTCCGTGA
- a CDS encoding prolyl oligopeptidase family serine peptidase: MKLLAALLLSLLPLTTQAGNGDELIRDVGAIDRGAFAAANVADFEHGEFVAGDGTRMRYRLLAPLDPRPGQRYPLVLQLHSSGGIGSDNAAQIERLPLSWAMPDVRRRYRAYVLVPQFEQRSANYDSPTHPQSAVASPSLSTALDLVEDFASHHPVDRQRIYAVGFSMGGSATWLAAAARPKLFAAIVPVSGIAPADDSAAALLGMPAWVIHGNADTENPIDADRRFVAAIRAKGGDKVRLREYDGLDHRLPADIYPGDWWRDWLFSRRRR; this comes from the coding sequence ATGAAGCTTCTCGCCGCGCTTCTGCTCTCGCTTCTCCCCCTCACGACCCAGGCCGGCAACGGCGACGAACTCATCCGCGATGTCGGCGCCATCGATCGCGGCGCCTTCGCTGCGGCCAATGTCGCGGACTTCGAGCACGGCGAGTTCGTCGCCGGCGATGGCACGCGCATGCGCTACCGGCTGCTGGCTCCGCTCGATCCCAGGCCGGGTCAGCGTTATCCGCTGGTGCTGCAACTGCACTCGTCAGGCGGCATCGGCAGCGACAACGCCGCGCAGATCGAGCGCCTGCCGTTGAGCTGGGCGATGCCCGACGTGCGCCGCCGCTATCGCGCCTACGTGCTGGTGCCGCAGTTCGAACAGCGCAGCGCCAACTACGATTCGCCGACGCATCCGCAATCGGCGGTCGCGTCGCCGTCGCTGTCGACGGCACTCGACCTGGTCGAGGACTTTGCCTCGCATCATCCGGTCGACCGCCAGCGCATCTACGCGGTTGGTTTCTCGATGGGTGGCTCGGCCACGTGGCTTGCCGCGGCCGCACGACCGAAGCTGTTCGCCGCGATCGTGCCGGTGTCCGGTATCGCTCCGGCCGACGACTCGGCAGCGGCGCTGCTCGGCATGCCGGCCTGGGTGATCCATGGCAATGCCGACACGGAGAACCCGATCGACGCCGACCGCCGCTTCGTCGCCGCGATCCGTGCCAAGGGCGGCGACAAGGTCCGCCTGCGCGAGTACGACGGGCTCGACCACCGCTTGCCGGCCGACATCTATCCGGGCGACTGGTGGCGCGACTGGTTGTTCTCCCGCCGCCGACGCTGA
- a CDS encoding DUF58 domain-containing protein, which produces MADDVAVRRSLPRPAPAMLWLLVLWAALGVAVAFKLAPLQAWSAAGLGLLLLVLFDAARVLQRPTPRVQRRIPDTCGRSASSVRSPWDLESDAHRQRLDVFDLHPGGWRMHGLPRRLQLRPGEAASFDYHLSASARGDFRFEGVQLRLHSPLRLWWHSRVAGVEQAVRVFPNFAPLARFAMFSADQASRLVGAHLRRRRGEGTDFHQMREYRIGDSMRQIDWKATARARRLISREYQDEKNQQLVLLLDTGRRLLARDGEMAHFDHVLDASLVVAYLALRQGDAVGLLASGGASCWVPPRRGVGAIDELLRASYALQPQPVATDFLAAATELSLRQRRRSLVMMVTNLRDEDMDDVLAAVQMLRKRHLVCVASLREGSLDSALGETVQDLSQAIRAGATAQYLEQRNAAHEALRNHGVMVLDVACDKLAASLVEKYLSVKRDGLL; this is translated from the coding sequence ATGGCTGACGACGTCGCCGTGCGCCGCTCGCTGCCACGCCCCGCACCGGCGATGCTGTGGCTGCTGGTGCTGTGGGCCGCGCTTGGCGTCGCGGTCGCGTTCAAGCTTGCGCCGCTGCAGGCGTGGTCCGCGGCCGGGCTGGGGTTGCTGCTGCTGGTCCTGTTCGATGCCGCCCGGGTGCTGCAACGCCCCACGCCGCGCGTGCAGCGCAGGATTCCCGACACCTGTGGCCGATCGGCATCGAGCGTCCGGTCACCCTGGGACCTGGAAAGCGATGCGCATCGCCAGCGCCTGGACGTGTTCGATCTGCACCCGGGCGGCTGGCGCATGCACGGGCTGCCGCGTCGCCTGCAGTTGCGTCCCGGCGAGGCGGCCTCGTTCGACTACCACCTGAGCGCCAGCGCGCGTGGCGATTTCCGCTTCGAGGGCGTGCAGCTTCGCCTGCACTCGCCGTTGCGGCTGTGGTGGCACTCGCGCGTGGCAGGAGTGGAACAGGCGGTACGCGTGTTCCCCAACTTCGCGCCGCTCGCGCGCTTTGCGATGTTCAGTGCCGACCAGGCATCGCGCCTGGTTGGCGCGCACCTGCGCCGGCGTCGCGGCGAAGGCACCGACTTCCATCAGATGCGCGAGTACCGCATCGGCGACAGCATGCGCCAGATCGACTGGAAGGCGACCGCGCGTGCCCGCCGCCTGATCTCGCGCGAATACCAGGACGAGAAGAACCAGCAGCTGGTGCTGCTGCTCGACACCGGCCGCCGCCTGCTGGCGCGCGACGGCGAGATGGCCCATTTCGACCACGTGCTCGATGCCTCGCTGGTGGTCGCTTACCTGGCGCTGCGCCAGGGCGATGCGGTCGGCCTGCTCGCCAGCGGCGGCGCCAGCTGCTGGGTGCCACCGCGCCGCGGTGTCGGCGCCATCGACGAGCTGCTGCGCGCCAGCTACGCGCTGCAGCCGCAGCCGGTGGCCACCGACTTCCTCGCCGCGGCCACCGAGTTGTCGCTGCGCCAGCGCCGGCGTTCGCTGGTGATGATGGTGACCAACCTGCGCGACGAGGACATGGACGACGTGCTCGCCGCCGTGCAGATGCTGCGCAAGCGGCATCTGGTTTGCGTGGCGAGCCTGCGCGAAGGGTCGCTCGACAGCGCCCTGGGCGAAACCGTGCAGGACCTGTCGCAGGCGATCCGCGCCGGTGCCACCGCGCAGTACCTCGAGCAGCGCAATGCCGCGCACGAGGCGCTGCGCAATCACGGCGTGATGGTGCTGGACGTGGCCTGCGACAAGCTCGCCGCGTCACTGGTGGAGAAGTACCTGTCGGTCAAGCGCGACGGGTTGTTGTAG